One Arachis hypogaea cultivar Tifrunner chromosome 18, arahy.Tifrunner.gnm2.J5K5, whole genome shotgun sequence genomic window, AGTAAAAAGGAGAACCCAGAAGATTGTTGATAGAGCCAAAGTAAAACAATCGGTTACTTGAATATTGAGCATGcaataaaatatgtacactaaacTAAAATATTACTTGTACACCAGACACCAGAGATTACACCAAAAGGTGTTTCTACTCCAAAGAAGATACCGACAATGAGGGGTGTAAGCATGACAAGGGCGCCAGGCGGGATCATTTCTTTAATGGAAGCATCGGTGGAGATCTTAACGCATGTGGCGTAGTCAGGCTTGGCAGTTCCCTCCATCAGGCCAGGAATGGTATTGAATTGCCTGCGCACTTCCTCAACCATCTTTAGTGCATCACTTCCCACACTCTTCATGGTCATGGAAGAAAACCAATATGGAAGCATTGCACCAACAAGCAAACCAATGAAAACCTTTGGAGTCAACATGTCAATAGTTGTGATAGCAGCACGGCTCACAAAGGCACCAAAGAGAGCCAGAGGCACAAGTGCAGCAGAACCAATTGCAAATCCCTGAAAAAGAATAACAAATTGTCACGCACCTATCTGGAAATGTGGTGTTTCCATAAAATCAAGATATCAGACTGTCAAAAAATCCAAACCTTTCCAATAGCAGCAGTTGTGTTCCAGCGGCTTCAAGGGCATCTGTTCTCTCCCTAATTCTGTGGCTCATGCCAGCCATCTCAGCAATACCTCCAGCATTGTCACTAATTGGACCTTAAGCATCAATGGCCAATCCAGTGGCTATGGTACTCAGCATCCCAAGTGCTGCAACAGCAATACCATACATGGCAGCAAAGCTGAAGCTAACAAAAATACTAGCGGCAATAGCAAAAATTGGGATAATGACAGACTTGTATCCCAAGGCAAGCCCAAAGATAACATCAGTGGTAGCACCAGTCCTGCAGGAATCTGCAATATCTTGCACAGGGCTGCAAAAGCAGGTAGGGAAAAAATAAGGTAACATCTAAAAATGAGAACATGTGAAAGTGCAAAATATATCCTAAAACTGCTTACCTATATGCATTGCTGGTATTGTACTCGGTTACAAATCCAATAATAATCCCTGCCCAAAGACCAACAGCAACACATAAAAATAGTTGCCTGCAAACAGAAAGCAATTTCATTAGTTCCAAATAGGCAATGTACCATTAATTATTTTGCTAATGGAGAATTGTAAAACATACCAGTTCTTGACATCTTTCTGGAATCCAAAATTGAAGATAGTGAAAGAAGATGGTAGTGCAATCCAACTAACAATTGCAATCTCAATGGTCATTAAAGCAGTGGAAATATTAAAGCAGTGGAAATAATGAGTTGTTTTTTCAATGCCGGCTCAATTTCCTTCACAGCCTTTATCTCAAAAGAGTCAGTTGCAAATAAGGTGGTAAGTAAACAGACTATGATACCCACAGAGCTGACAATGAGAGGGTACATCATAGCAATCAACTCATGGTTCACCCcaaaagaggagatggaagcaACAACAAGGGAAGCACAGTATGACTCAGCATATGAACCGAAGAGATCAGATCCCATATCAGCAATATCCCCAACATTATCACCCACATTATCCGCAATCACCTGGTTACAACATGATTGACTCAGAGTCGGATATACAGGAAAATTATTGAAAATaccttaaaaataaaatctagctCAGGGAGATCTCTCTTACAGTAGGATTTCTTGGGTCATCCTCGGGAATGTTCCTTTCAACCTTGCCAACAAGATCAGCACCAACATCAGCAGCCTTAGTGTAGATACCTCCACCAACTCTGCCTAAGAGAGCCATAGAAGACCCACGAAGACCATAACCAGTTATGGCCTCAAAAAGACCTTCCCAGTCATCGCCATAGTAGACCTTGAAAACGTTGATAGCAATGTAAAGAACCAATAGACCATTTGCAACAAGGAGAAATCCCATAATTGCACCAGATCTAAATGCAGTGATGAAAGCCTTTCCAACACCCTTCCTCACCTCCAAAGTGGTTCTCGCATTTGCATAAGTAGCGATTTTCATTCCAAGGAAACCGGAGACTAGCGACGTGATGCCACCGAGCAAGAATGAAATAGTGCTGAAAAGGGCAGTGGCTAGAGCTGGTTTACACATCTTGGTTTCATCATAGGTGCAAGGCTGGTGGCTTGTGTTGAATCCTTACATAGAGCCAAGGAAGAGGAATATCAAGATGGCAAAAGCCACCATGAAGATTCCCACATGCTTGTACTCAGTGAAAAGGAAAGAGGTTGCTCCTGTTGATGatcaacaataaatatattaacataAGAAGAAATACACAACAATAGTTAGAAAAATATCCCGTAAATGTGAAttgaagatttaaaaaaaaaatatgcagaGATATATAAAACTCCAAGCAACAGCTGAAACTAGGATTAGGTCTAGTAGTATTAAACTGAAACAAACCGAAGGCTAAAAGGTTTTTGTGAAGATATAGCCAATGGAGAGAAAATTACATATAAACCATGTTCAAACGGCAATAAGGAATTAAGAGTACGAAAATGTTAAAACTGTTTCACGGATGACAGAGAAAATATGTACTCTAAGCTGATCAATAAACACATACTGCTCATATCGAGATCAAATCTAGTTTACATATATGGAATGTTAAAATGGACTATTTTGTGACagtcatattttcttttcttgagctATGGACTACCTCCGTTTGATTTTCCAGACCTGGTTAATGTCCTTTATCAATCTGTCAatcattctatatatatatatcatctgATTTAGGGTGTGACTGATCAAATGCTGTAAATTCATGCACTTCCTCTTCTACCTCAATCGAACTAGCTCCAGAAGGCTTTTGGCTTCCTGTGTTCTTCATTTGCCACTTTACACTAGCAACATTCACCCAATCCCCTGCTTGAGCATAAATGTTTGACAAAAGGTTGAAATTTCCAGGATCCAATGGTGCCAACTCAAACAAGTGTTCGCACACAGCGTTTGCAAGATCTACATCATTATGCATTCGACAAGCCCCCAAAAGAGTTCCCAAGACTATTTCATTTGGCTCCATAGGCATGTTGCGCACAAGCTGAAAAGCTTCCTCCAGGTGTCCCCCTCAACCAAGAAGATCAATCATACAACCATAGTGCTCAACTTGAGGAACAATCCCATGCACTTTCTCCATTCAATAGAAGTAATATGCCCTCATTGACAAGGCCTGCATGGGTGCAAGCACATAAAAGGCCAATGAACGTATATTTGTCCGGTTCAAAACTCTCATGTACCATCCTAGTGAAAAGCTCAAGTGCTTTCTCACCACATTCATGCATGTCTAACCCTTGAATTATGGAATTCCAAGGCACCAAATCTTTCTTTTCAATCCTACTAAAGACACCAAGGGCAACATCCACACAACCACACTTCGCATACATATCGATGAATGCGTTCAACACCTTAGTGCTACATCTAAACCTCCGCCTCTCAACAGAAGCATGAATTCTTTTCCCTAACACGGCCATTCCAGACTCGGCACATGCAGTCAAAATACTTATCAGAAACCCATCATCAACCCTCATCCCAACTCCCTCCATCTTATCATACAACTTTATTGCCTCATTAACAAGCCCCTTCTCAGCATCCCAGATATCATAGTGGTCCAAATCACCAAGTTCTTCCCAGGACACTTATCAAACAACATCCTTGATATATTCATATCCCCAACTCTACAGTAGCCCCAAACCATCGTCGCCCATGACACGACATTCCTCTCAGGTATTCCCTCAAACATCTCAAGCACCTTCCCCATCTCCTCAGCCTTAGCATACATATCCAACATGATGTTCCAACTAACTACATCCCTCTCAAGCGTTTCATCAAACACCTTGCAGGCTTTCTCAAACTCACCACCTCTCACCAACCCACCAATCACAGAGTTCCAAGACACCACATCCCGTTCCTCCATCTCCAAAAACAACCAAATTGCGGCATCAATTCTAGCACCCCCACATTTACAATACAAATCTATCAACGAGTTCGGCACAAATATATCACTCCCAAAAAACCCAAACTTCACCACATGTGCGTGGATCATCTGCATCATCCAAAACTGTTATAACCATCAAAAGCTTTCAACAGACACGTGTATGTGAAGCTATCTGAAAAAACATCGTTCCTTTATATCTGGAAGAAGGTTTCAAATGCGACGGAAGGGTGAGCCTTGTTTTGGGCCTGAGCTCTGAGAGAGTGTTGTAGAGGTGGGCGTTGGGGTTGGTTACGAGGTTGAATGCGTTGACGGCGGAGGGAGGTGGCGGGAGACGGAGAACGCGGCGACGAGTTTCGGTGCGATGTAAGGGTCTTGGTGGACGTCGTGTTTGAGGACTTGAGCTTGGATTTGCTTCACGGTGTTGAGGTTTGAGCAGCGGTGGAGGTCAGAGAGCTTTTCATCGAGAAGGCGGCAAGTGTAAAACCATGTGGGCGCACGCGCCGCTGCAGCAGGCAATTGCATCTGTCGCTGACGGTGGCTCTGCAGTGAAAGGGTTTTGAAATGAAATGTCTCAAAACAGCAAAACCGCTCGAATTATGCCCACCAGGGTTTATTATTATAAACGGCCCTCCATGTAAATCATCTAATCAAGTTGgcctaaatttaaaataattaatgcgCTTTCGGTCTCATTAAAAAAACGTGACTTTCACGCACCACATACAAACGAAATGACTACTTCATTCGTGTTTCATTATGAAAAAACGTTCCTTCTTCTTTAACACACATAAAACCATTTCGtctcttcgaatctctctcaaaattattcaaatttcaGTCACGTTCTCTGTAAAAACCACTATTGCAGTAGAATCGcaaaaaaatttagtaagaaacaacaaaaaaagAACGAAAACAGTATCACAGACTATAAAAGGTATGAGAAAAATTACTGTTCATTTGAAATCTTGTAATATCGCGTTTCTCCTAGTTGCATTTTAGGTGTattgaatttattttctttttttagtagATCAAACTATTGTGAATGCATTTCTACAGTATAATTAGGGTTTTGAATGAAATTTATTGTTGTTTTCATTCAGTTCAGTAGACAGTGTAACTAGCGCTTTGAAATTGGTTGTTATACTGTTtagtacttcttttgcatggagaaatactattcttgatgaTTAAAAGTTGAAAACGATTTATTCTTGACATGAACATTGTTTTGTTCGGTGGCATTCTTGAAATACTGATGATTGAATTTTTACAGTAGTATAACTATGGCTTTGGAATAAATTTTgtggatatttttaaatttgaccaAATGAATTTTATTCGGTTCGGTGGCTTCCTTTTGCTTTGTTTGATGGCTTTTAATTGACTTCattaagatatacatgcttgtgTTTATTGGTGTATTGAGTGAAGTATTGACCAAACTTTTTCTTTACAGCAAAACAGAACAAGACAATGGCAACAATGAAGGAGAAGCCGCACTATAACGTAagcacattaaatatatttatccgcTTTCATTCGAATAATATCTATTTTCtattataaatatatcctcaCAATCTGTTTCAAAACTTGTAGAAAACTCATTATTGCAGATGCCAAACAAAGATAATGGCAACGGTGTATAGGGATatgattcaagaaaaaaaagatatagtGGAAAAAATAGAATTTGGTGCCTTGGCACATGTCCCAGAAATGAATCTCTCTCATGCCCTGTTGAGAGAATTGATTGATCACTTTGATGAAGAGAAAGGATGCTTGAAAACTCTCTAGGACAGAATATACATAACTTCTAGGAAAGTAGGCATAGTTATCAAATTCGGATCAGACCAGCCGGTTCGACCGAAAAATCAGTAAACCAGACCTTAAACCGGTCCAAGTGAACATTTTAACCAAACAAATAAATGAACCGGTCAAATTTGAAAAATCTGGTCAAATTCGATCTAAACCGAAACTCGAACCAGACCGCTGAAGTCAGCATCactcaatttcaaaaattcaaaatatataaggGACACGTTTTCTTTTTACATTATATAGtgtcttttaataaatatattactaaCTATTAGACATATCCTAATTAATAGTTTGTGTATTAATTCTTTTAGTCATgtaaatttaagatattttttttatctttttattctaatgaatagtgtttatattaatttaatttattttttattttatacttacttttttaaaaatgaattattttttaattatatataaaaattaaactttgttaaatatctataaattaaaaaagataagcaaaaattttttattaatcaatgacatatttttgttattgataattatataacatctattaatattaatattttttaatatatatttaaatatgtaatagatactaattatttaatgaattagaaaataagttaatttgatataaaaaattaaattttatataattatttaattatgaccgagTCAACTGGTTGAACCTGTGACTCATTGGTTGAACTAATGACCCAGTGACCAGTGACCAAGCTgctcggttctgataactatgattGTAGGGAATCGTTTTGATGATAAGGTTGATTACAACAACCTGAATTCAGAAGACAAGGAAATATTTGACAgtgtcaaaaatattttcttggcGACTTTGACATGGAATGTGCTGGATATGAGCGTAGAAAGGGAGGAGAACTGGAAAAAATTCAAGAGGACTTTTGTTGTCTTCAAACAAAAGTGATTCTTGCTGCCCACACGGTAAGTGTGACCTTCCCAATCCATAAGCCACCGATCTTTCATATGGACAACATTCGGGAATGGGATTGGACAAAACATGTGCTCAACTTCTTGATAAAAGGAGTTGAAAACAAGAGAAAGGGGGGAGGAAACAGTCTGTTGATGGCTGTGTTTTTGTGTTGATGTTGATATACTTTCACGAAACCAAGTTCCCTCACCCGTTCGCACCTGATGCTCCCTGGTAcacaaaattgtgatcctctTGCAAtcgctccaaagacttggtactCGATTTATGattcacactttgtcacaactccatgtaactgaccagcaagtgcactgggtcgtccaagtaataccttacgtaagtaagggtcaatcccatggagattgtcggcttgaagcaagctatggtcatcttgtaaatctcagtcaggcggattcaagtggttatggggttttcaaaaatataaagataaataaaacataaaataaagatagagatacttatgtaattcattggtgggaatttcagataagcgtatggagatgcttgttccttctgaatctctgctttcctactatcttcatccaatcattcatactcctttccatggcaagctgtatgttgggtttcaccgttgtcaatggctacctcccgtcctctcagtgaaaatggtcctatacggtttctgcacggctaatcaactgttggatttctcatctcggatgaaaaataccaggtacagctaccgcatggctaatcagctgttggttcttgatcgtgtcggaataagatccagtgatccttttgcgcactgtcactgcgccccacagtcgcgagtttgaaactcgtcacagtcatcccttcctagatcctactcggaataccacagacaaggtttagactttctggatctcaggaatgctgccaattgattctagcctataccacgaaggttctgatctcagattcagatgccccagTGTCAAAGGGGAAACGATGTAAatcattgattagaaacccaagagatattcattcaagcttgttttcatgtagaacggaagtggttgtcaagcacgcgttcataagtgagaatagtgatgagtgtcacataatcatcatattcatcaggttcttgagtgcaaatgaatatcttagaataataataagcatgaattgaatataagcacaatagtactttgcattaattctcgaggtacagcagagctccacaccttaatctatggtgtgtagaaactccaccgttgaaaatacataagtgataatggtccaggcatggccaaatgaccagcccccaaacgtgatcaagagatctcCATATGGTCAAAGGACAATCAAAGATCAAAAGACGATCCccatatgaaaatacaatagtaaaaagttctatttatactaaactagttactagggtttacagaaataagtaataatgtagaaatccacttccggggcccacttggtgtgtgcttgggctgagccttgaGCTTTCTCAtgtagagacttcttttggagttaaacgccaggttgcaacgtgtttttggcgtttaactct contains:
- the LOC114925764 gene encoding pentatricopeptide repeat-containing protein At3g29230-like, with translation MEGVGMRVDDGFLISILTACAESGMAVLGKRIHASVERRRFRCSTKVLNAFIDMYAKCGCVDVALGVFSRIEKKDLVPWNSIIQGLDMHECGEKALELFTRMVHESFEPDKYTFIGLLCACTHAGLVNEGILLLLNGESAWDCSSS